Below is a genomic region from Halorussus salinus.
CGGGAGCATCCCCGCCGAGAGGACGCCGACGAACGCGCCGATGGTGAGATACTCGCCGTACGCGAAGTTTATCATGTTCACGATGCCGTAGATGAGCGTGAACCCGATGGCGGCGATAGCGATGTACGAACCCGTGACGAGGCCGAAGACGACGTTCTGAGCCAACCCCATAGCTTAGTACTCGTCTTCGCTGACGAACTGGCGCAGTTCCTCGGCCGGGATGGTCTCCAACGTGGAGAACGACCCGCCTCTCGCTTCGTTGATGGTCACGGAGCCGAAGACGTTGCCGAAGTTCGTGAACGAGGTCGCGGTCGCCGCGCCCCGGTAGACGATTTCGTCGCCGTCGGCCAGCGCCTCCTTGCCCTCCTCGAACGAGGCGACTTCGGTGCCCTCGCCGCGCGTGACCGGCCCGAGGTTCTTCTCGACGGCCTCTCTACTGGCCTCTCCGGCGCGCTCGACTGCGAGCGCGGCCACCTGCGTCGCGTCCCACGCCGGGGCGGTCCAGCCGTTTATCTCGGCGTCGCCGTCCATGCTGTTGTACTCGCTCTCGAATGTGTCGTAGTTCGGCCCGGCGTCGCCGGGGCTGGCGGCCCACGCGCCGTCGAGGGCGCTCCCGACCTGCTTGGGCAGTTCGTCCTGCGCGAGGGGGTCCGAGAGGATGGGCTGGCGGCCGTAGCCGCCGTCGGCCCAGTCGCCCATCAGGGTGATGGCGTCTTCGAGCGGGATGCTCACCGCGAAGGCGTCGAACTCCGCGTCGAAGAGCCGACTCAGCGCCGACTGGTAGCTCGAACTGCCCTGACTGACCTCGACCTCTCGGGCGACGGTACCGCCGCCCTCCTCGTAGGCGGTGACGAAGCCGTCGGCCCAACTGCGCGCGCCCTCGGTGTTGCCGTTGATGACGCCGACCGTCTCGTGGCCTTGGTCGAGCGCCCGCTTGGCCGCGCCCGCGGTGTGGACCGTGTCGCTGATGACGGTCCGCCAGATCCACTCGTCGTCACTGAGGTCGTCGGGGGTCCCGTGGTCGCCGCCGCGGGTGTCGAGGAAGTTCGACCCCGGCCACGGCGTCACGACGGGAGTCTCCTGTTCCTGCAGGAAGTCGAACAGGGGGTTGATTTCGCTGGAGAACAGCCCCAGCAGTGCCAGCGCGTCGTCGTTCTCCACGAGTTGCGTGACGACCGACCGGGCCTCCTGTGGCTTGACGGCGGTGTCGCGCCGGACGACTTCGAAGTCAGCGTCGAGCGGGCCGCCAGCGTCGTTGATGTGCTTCACCGCGGCGTCGGTCGCCTGCGAGACGCCCGGTTGGAGGAAGTCCCACTGACCGGTCTGGGCCGCAGGCTGGCCGAACACTATCTTGTCGGGACCGTCGCCACCGCCGTCCCCGCTGCCACCGAGTCCGATACAACCGGCCGTCGCGGCCAGTCCACCCGCACCCGCGAACTTGAGAAACGTTCGCCGATTCGCCCGTTCCGTGTCATTGTCTCTCATTACAATGGGAAGAAGTCACTACCAGCATATAACGTTATTCGTCTATCGCCGCCAAACAGCGACCATTCACAGCCATTTAGGCAGTTATATACCTGAAAATTAGTCTAATTGCATAATTAGTTGACAGAACTGGAAATTTTGGATTGCGGTAGGCGGGGCGCGACAGTGGGAAGATGGGAGTGGTCGGCGGGCTGCGGTCGTAGGAAGACAGGAGTGGCCGAGGGGTCACGGTCGCAGGAGGAGGGCAGTAGGACGGCTTTCGACTCGCTCGCGTCTCCCGACTCACTCGGGACCGACCGGGAGGTCGTACTCCCGCGCTCGCCGTCGAATCGCGTCGGCGTCGCCGGTCCGCAACTCGCCGTCGTCGTAGACGACCTCGCCATCTACCATCGTGAACTCCACGTCGTCGCCGTGCGCCGAGAAGACGAGGTGTGAGTACACGTCGTGGAGCGGCGTGGCGCGCGTGATGTCGGTCGTCAGGCCCACGATATCGGCCTTCCACCCCGGCCGGAGTCGGCCGACGTTCTCGAACCCGGCGGCCTTCGCGCCGTTCCGCGTCGCCATCTCGAAGACCAACTCGGCGGGCGTCGTGGTCGGGTCGAGATGTTCGACTTTCTGGAGGAGACTCGCCTGTCGCATCTCGGTGAACGGGTCGAGCGTGTTGTTACAGGGCGGGCCGTCGTTGCCCAGCGCGACGTTGATGCCTCGCTCGGCGTAGTCCATCACGGGCGCGATTCCCGAGGCCAACTTCATGTTCGAGGAGGGACAGTAGGTGACGTGGGTGCCGGTCTCCGCGAGGACTTCCCGCTCGCTCTCGTCGGTCCAGATGCAGTGGGCCAGCACCACGTCCTCGCCGGTCAGGCCCACCTCGTCCAGCCAGTGGATGTTCCGGCGGCCGGTGCGCTCCTCGACGGTCGCCACCTCGTCGCGGTTCTCGCTGGCGTGGGTGTGGATGCGCACGCCCTCGTAGGCGTCCGCGAGGTCGCGCGAACCGCGCAGGCACTCCTCGGTGCAACTCACCGCGAAGCGCGGCGTGACCGCGTACTGGATGCGCCCGCCGTGCGTGTCGTGATATCTCTGAATCAGGCGCTCGGTCTCGTCCAAGCCCTCCTGCGTCTCTTCGAGCAGGCCGTCGGGCGACTCGGTGTCCATCAGCACCTTGCCCATCCGGGCGCGGATTCCCAACTCCCCGGCGGCCTCGAACGCCTCGTCGGCGTGGCGCACCGACAGGTGGTCGATGGCGGTCGTGACGCCCGATTCCAGCAGTTCCAGATAGCCCAACTCCGCGGCAATCCGCATCCCTTCAGCGTCGAGTCCGGCCTCCATCGGCAACACGTAGTCGAACAGCCAGTCCAGCAGGGCCGTGTCGTCGGCGATGCCCCGGCCCAGCGACTGGACGGAGTGGACGTGGCCGCCGACCACGCCCGGCGCGAGGAGGTCGTACTCCCTGCGCTGGTGGTCCGGGTACGTCTCGACCAACTCGTCGCGGTCGCCGACGGCGACGATTTCGTCGTCGTCGGTGACGACCGCGCCCTCCTCGATGACCGTCTCGGCGTCGGCGACGACCGTTCCCTGTAGTAGCATCCCGAAACCAGTAGGGCACGAACTCGGAAAATAGCTGTCGATTCCGGAGCGCCCCGCGGTGCGGTGAGTCGCGGCGTTCACGGTGCTGTCGGCGGCGGTTGCGGCGCTGTCGGCGGTGCAGTTCTGACAGGTGTCGGCTATCGGACTGGCGTCGGCGGTCGCTGTCGAGCGGTTTGCGGTACCGTCGGCGGAGGCGATTGCGGTGCGGTTCTGATTGGCGTCGGCTTCTGGACTGTCGGCGATGTTCACCGTCGGGCGGTCGGCGGTGCGGTTCTCGTCGGTGCCGGTTTCCGGACCGGATTCCTCGAAGCCCGCCCGACTAAGAAATCTATAGGTTTCTAAGAAACTTCTATACTCACCCTAGACAAACTTCTACATTTCTTATTCGTCGTCGGCTAGCGACCGAATCTCGTCGTCCAGTCGCTCGAAGTGGCGTCTGCGCCGGTCGTCGTGCGACTCGGAGATGCGAATCGTGGGGCGCTCGTCCACGTCGAACACGTCCTCCTCTTCGAGGTCGGTCTCCTCGATTGCGTCTTTCAGCTTGGACTTGTCGAAGCTCCGGACCTCCTCGGGGTCCACTCCGGCGTCGGCGAGCGCGCGATGGACGCGCTCCTCGTCGGCGACTTGCCGGTAGTTGTAGGTCGTGCGACTGACGCTCCCGAGGTCCGCCGGGATGGTGCGGTCCTCGCTCACGTGTTCCAGTAGTTCGTCCCGAACGTCCTGCCGGGCGTCGTCGGCGGAGTTCTTCAAATCCGCCAGCAGGGAGTAGAGGTCGGCCAACTGCCACGTCCCGAGGTCCTCCAGCGACGACAGGTCGTACTCGCGGGCGAGTTCCAGCAGGACCAGCGCGTCGCGCTCGAAGCCGAGTTCGAAGGGGGTCTCGTCGGCGGCGTCCGGGTCGCCGTCGGACGGCTTGGACCGGCCACCGGACGATTCCGACCCGCCGCCGGACGACTCGTCGTCGGATTGGGACGCCGCGGTGAACTCGCCGCTCCCCGTCCCACCGGCCGCCGGGTCGCGGGCCTCCTCGGCGGTCGCGGTGTCGGCGGTCGCCGTGTTGGCGGTCGTGGTCTCCTCGGTCGCGGTATCACCAGTCGAACCCGTGCGTTCGGTCGAACCGCGATTCCCAGCGCCACCGCCGTGCTGGCGCTGGCGGCGCTTCTCGGTCTCCACGAAGTCCCGCGCTCCGGCGTAGCCGAGTCGGTCCCACGCGTGGGCGTCGTCGTCGGTTTGGGCGACGTGGGCGGCGACCGAGCGCACCGCGTCGCGGTACGCGCAGTCGCTCACCGGACAGCCGACGGGGTCGTAGTCGGTCGCGTCGGTCATCTACCCGGAACTGACTCGCCATCGGGGATAAACTTTCGTCGGCGACGTGCGCCGAGGAGTCCCCGGAAGCGCGCCGAGGAGTCTCCGGAATCGAGTAAATTATTGCTCGCCGGGGAGAGGAGCGACGTATGACCGACCTCGTGACCTTCGGCGAGACGATGCTACGACTCTCGCCGCCCGACGGCGAGCGACTGGAGACCACCGACGAAGTCGAGTTCCGGGCCGCCGGAGCGGAGAGCAACGTCGCGGTCGCGGCCGCGCGCCTCGGCGCGGACGCGGCGTGGACCTCCAAACTCCCCGACTCGCCGCTCGGGCGGCGCGTCGTCTCGGGCCTGCGGCGTCACGGCGTCGAGACCGACGTGGTGTGGACCGACGAGGGGCGACAGGGCACCTACTACCTCGAACACGGCGGCAAGCCCCGCGGGTCGAACGTCATCTACGACCGGTCGGGCGCGGCGGTCACGACCGCCGAGACCGACGAGTTGCCCGTCGAGCGCGTCCGCGAGGCCGACCGGTTCCACACCACCGGCATCACGCCCGCGCTCTCGGACACCCTCGAATCGACGACCGCCGACCTGCTGGCGGAGGCCAGCGAGGCCGGGACCACGACCTCCTTCGACGTGAACTACCGCTCGAAGCTCTGGAGTCCGGAGTCGGCCCGCGAGACGCTGGAATCGCTGTTCCCGGACGTGGACCTCCTGCTGGTCGCGGAGCGCGACGCCCGCGAGGTGCTGGGCCGCGAGGGCGACCCCCGAGACATCGCGGCGGGACTCGCCGACGAGTTCGGCTTCGAGACGGTCATCGTCACCCGCGGCGAGGAGGGCGCGCTGGCGCTCCGCGACGGCGAGACCCACGAGCAACCCGCCATCGAGACCGAGACGCTGGACCCCATCGGGACCGGCGACGCGTTCCTCGGAGCCTTCCTCTCGCGGCGCATCGCTGGCGACGACGTACCGACTGCGCTCGAATACGGCTCCGCGACCGCCGCGCTCAAGCGCACGATTCCCGGCGACGTGGCGGTCGTCACCCGCGAGGAGGTCGAGGGCGTGCTGGCCGCGGAGGGCGGCGAAATCTCCCGGTGAGGGGCGAGTTCCTATCACGCGATTTCCACGTAGCCAGAAGACGTATGACGGCCACACGGTTCACCGCCGACTATCGTGAACCGAGTCGTGACCGCCCTACTGGTACTCGTCGTGACCGCGAGCGTCGCACCCGCGCCAGTCGCGGGGGGCGTCGCCGCCGCGGGTAGCACCGACACCGCAACGACGCGACAGGCGTCCGAATACGCCGGAACGTACGTCTCGTTCGACGCCGGAGAGCGCGCCGTGACCGACTACGCGGTCCGCGGCGAGGAGATGCTGGACTCGGTGCGCGTCGCGTCCGAGCGGTCGGTCGAGAACGGCAGTCTCGCCGACCTCGACGCCGGACTGTCCGCCGTGACCGAAATCGAGGGCGCGGGCCTCGACTTCTCGGCGACGAGTCGGACCGAAGCCACCGTCGCGGCCGAGACCGGCGCGACGCTCACGGCCCACGACAACCCCCGCGGTCTCTTCGTGGTCGCCGGAAGTGACGAGTCGAATCAGTCGAACCGGTCGAGCCAGCAGTCCAACCGGTCGAACCAGTCGAACTACGTGGTCGCGGACCTCGCGGCGGGCGCGAACGCGACCGCCGACGGCGACTCGCGGGTCGAGGTAACGACCGAAAACGGGACGGAAGCCACCTTCCTCGTCGTCGGCGCGGGCGAGGCGACCGTCACCGACGAGGGCGACGTGACCGCCCGCCTCGGCGAGGGGGGTCTCCTCGTCTTCCGGGCGTACCCCGACGGGAAGGACGACCGTGACGAGAAACAGGAGGCGCTGATCGCCGAGGGAACCGCCACGGCCGAAGCGTACGTGATGGTCGAAAATACGACGACAGTCGTGGACACCGTGAGCTACGGGGCGAACACGACCGTCGAGACGACCGAGACCGCGGTCGGTGAAGTCACCGTCGCGGTCTCGCGGACGACCGACGAGGGGACAATTCTCCTGACCAGCGTCTCCGAGCGCGCGCTCGCCGCCGCCGACCTCGAAGTCGCGGTGGACGGCGAGGCCGCCGCGGAGGCCCGCACCTACACCCAACTGAAGAGCGCCCTCGGGAGCGACCGGTCGCGCTACGTGGTTGAGCGCACGATAGACGCGGGGAAAGCGAGCGCGTCGGCCGACGCCAGCGCGGACGTGCTAATCGCGGTCAACCGCTTCTCGGAGCGGACGGTCTCCATCGCGTCCGCGTCGGCGAGCGAACCGACGACCGGCAGTAAAGAGGCAACTGGCGGTGAGGAGACGACCGGCGGTGAGACGACGACCGATACCGGTGATTCCGGAACGAACGAGACGACGACCGACGCCGGGGAGCGCGCCGAGGAGTCCGGCGGCGAGACGGCCACTGCGACGGTCGTGGACGACGAGACCGGCAACGGCGCGGGCGTCCCCGGATTCACCGCGAGCGCGGCCCTCCTCGCGCTGGTCGCCGCGGCGATGCTGGCGAGACTGCGATGAGTCTGTGAGCCGATACTTTGGGAAGAAACGTTTATGCTGGCTCTTTTCGAGAACTCGATACATGAGCGAGAGCCGAGGAGCGTCGCCCGTCGTCGGAACCGTGGTGTTGGTCGCGGTCGTCGTCATCGTCGGCGTCTCGTTGACCGTGCCGTTCCTCGGCATCGTGCAGGACGGCATCGACACCAACGAGAAACCCGTGCCCGTGACCGACAACCTCCTGTCGGACCCCGGATTCGAGGACGACGACGGGAGTTGGAGACACTACGGGCCGGGAGCGGTCGTCGCCGAGCAAGCGAACTACGGCGCGGCCGCGCTGAAGGTCCCGCCGGGGTCGAACGACGCCTACCACGCCCAAGACGTGACGAAGAAGATGCGCGCCGGGAGTACCTACCGACTCTGCGCGTGGTCGAAGCGCACCGACTCCGACGGCGAGACGTGGGTCGGCGTCCAGTTCTACGAGACCGAAGCGAAGAACAACATCATCGAGAAGCAGACGTGGAGAGTCGAGTGGAACGCCTACCGCGAGGAGTGCGTCCTCGCCGAGACGCCCAACGAGACGAGCGTCCACACGGCCGAGGTTTGGGTCTACCGACCGGCGGACACGCAGGGCGTCGCCTACGTGGACGACGTGTCGCTAGTCCGGATGGCGTACCTCGCCGACCCCGACGAGCGGTAGAAAGAACAGTTCCGCGAGTACACGCGTTCGTGTGACCGCCACGCGGCCGCCCGTGCCGCGGGCCGAACCTCTAAATCCGCCGGGCGTCGTGAATGTAGGCATGACCACTCACGTCGTCATCGTCGGCGCGTACGGGAGCGCCGGGGTCGCGGTCGCACAGGAGTTAGCAGACGAGGAGGACGTTCGACTGACCCTCGTGGACGACGGCGAACCCGGCGGCGGCCTCTGCATCCTGAAGGGGTGTATGCCCTCGAAAGAGATTCTCTCGGCCGGGAAACACCGATTTCAGGCGCGCCACGACGACCGCGTCGAAGGCGTGCCCGAGGTGGACCTCGAATCGGTCGTGGCGACCAAGGACGAACACGTCGGCAACTGGGCGGAACACCGACGCGCCGCGGTGAAGCAACTGGCACAGCGCGAGAACGTCGAATTCGTCCACCGGACCGCCCGGTTCGTGGACGACCGCACCGTCGCGGTCGGCGACCGAGAAATCGAGGCCGATTACGTCGTGGTCGCCACCGGGTCGTCGGTCAACGTGCCGGAACTGAACGGCATCGGCGAGGTGAACTACGCGACCAGCGCGGACGTGCTGGACGCGACCGAGTTCCCCGACTCGGGCCTCGTGATGGGCTTCGGCTACGTCGGGTTGGAGATGGTGCCCTACCTCGCGGAGGCCGCCGAGATGGATATCACCGTTATCGAACACGACGACTACCCGCTGGACGAGGCCGACGAGCAGTTCCGCGCGACGATGCTAGACCTCTACCGCGAGGAGTTCGACGTGGACGTGCTGACCAACACCTACGAGCAGTCGGTCGAGGAGACCGCCGACGGCGGCGTTCGGCTCCACGTCAGGCGCGGCGTGACCGGCGGGCGCGGCGGGTCCACTGGAGGTGGCGAGTCCGGAGGCCGACGCGAGACCGTCGAAGCCGACGAACTGTTCCTGTTCACCGGTCGCAGGCCGAACGTGGCGGATTTGGGACTGGAGAACACCGCGCTCGACCCCGGCGCGGGGTGGGTCGCCGACACGATGCAGGCCCGCGACGACGAGCGCGTCTTCGTCCCCGGCGACGCCAACGGCCACGAACCCATCCTACACGTCGCCAAGGAGCAGGGCTTTCTGACCGCCGACAACATCCTGCGACACCGCGCGGACGAGGAGCTAGAGCCG
It encodes:
- a CDS encoding ABC transporter substrate-binding protein translates to MRDNDTERANRRTFLKFAGAGGLAATAGCIGLGGSGDGGGDGPDKIVFGQPAAQTGQWDFLQPGVSQATDAAVKHINDAGGPLDADFEVVRRDTAVKPQEARSVVTQLVENDDALALLGLFSSEINPLFDFLQEQETPVVTPWPGSNFLDTRGGDHGTPDDLSDDEWIWRTVISDTVHTAGAAKRALDQGHETVGVINGNTEGARSWADGFVTAYEEGGGTVAREVEVSQGSSSYQSALSRLFDAEFDAFAVSIPLEDAITLMGDWADGGYGRQPILSDPLAQDELPKQVGSALDGAWAASPGDAGPNYDTFESEYNSMDGDAEINGWTAPAWDATQVAALAVERAGEASREAVEKNLGPVTRGEGTEVASFEEGKEALADGDEIVYRGAATATSFTNFGNVFGSVTINEARGGSFSTLETIPAEELRQFVSEDEY
- a CDS encoding 5'-deoxyadenosine deaminase — translated: MLLQGTVVADAETVIEEGAVVTDDDEIVAVGDRDELVETYPDHQRREYDLLAPGVVGGHVHSVQSLGRGIADDTALLDWLFDYVLPMEAGLDAEGMRIAAELGYLELLESGVTTAIDHLSVRHADEAFEAAGELGIRARMGKVLMDTESPDGLLEETQEGLDETERLIQRYHDTHGGRIQYAVTPRFAVSCTEECLRGSRDLADAYEGVRIHTHASENRDEVATVEERTGRRNIHWLDEVGLTGEDVVLAHCIWTDESEREVLAETGTHVTYCPSSNMKLASGIAPVMDYAERGINVALGNDGPPCNNTLDPFTEMRQASLLQKVEHLDPTTTPAELVFEMATRNGAKAAGFENVGRLRPGWKADIVGLTTDITRATPLHDVYSHLVFSAHGDDVEFTMVDGEVVYDDGELRTGDADAIRRRAREYDLPVGPE
- the kdgK1 gene encoding bifunctional 2-dehydro-3-deoxygluconokinase/2-dehydro-3-deoxygalactonokinase, which translates into the protein MTDLVTFGETMLRLSPPDGERLETTDEVEFRAAGAESNVAVAAARLGADAAWTSKLPDSPLGRRVVSGLRRHGVETDVVWTDEGRQGTYYLEHGGKPRGSNVIYDRSGAAVTTAETDELPVERVREADRFHTTGITPALSDTLESTTADLLAEASEAGTTTSFDVNYRSKLWSPESARETLESLFPDVDLLLVAERDAREVLGREGDPRDIAAGLADEFGFETVIVTRGEEGALALRDGETHEQPAIETETLDPIGTGDAFLGAFLSRRIAGDDVPTALEYGSATAALKRTIPGDVAVVTREEVEGVLAAEGGEISR
- a CDS encoding carbohydrate binding domain-containing protein codes for the protein MSESRGASPVVGTVVLVAVVVIVGVSLTVPFLGIVQDGIDTNEKPVPVTDNLLSDPGFEDDDGSWRHYGPGAVVAEQANYGAAALKVPPGSNDAYHAQDVTKKMRAGSTYRLCAWSKRTDSDGETWVGVQFYETEAKNNIIEKQTWRVEWNAYREECVLAETPNETSVHTAEVWVYRPADTQGVAYVDDVSLVRMAYLADPDER
- a CDS encoding FAD-dependent oxidoreductase — translated: MTTHVVIVGAYGSAGVAVAQELADEEDVRLTLVDDGEPGGGLCILKGCMPSKEILSAGKHRFQARHDDRVEGVPEVDLESVVATKDEHVGNWAEHRRAAVKQLAQRENVEFVHRTARFVDDRTVAVGDREIEADYVVVATGSSVNVPELNGIGEVNYATSADVLDATEFPDSGLVMGFGYVGLEMVPYLAEAAEMDITVIEHDDYPLDEADEQFRATMLDLYREEFDVDVLTNTYEQSVEETADGGVRLHVRRGVTGGRGGSTGGGESGGRRETVEADELFLFTGRRPNVADLGLENTALDPGAGWVADTMQARDDERVFVPGDANGHEPILHVAKEQGFLTADNILRHRADEELEPYRNVHHHVIFSGLGVYPFARVGTSEEALASEDRDYVAVSREASSDGVFKTKAVPRGLAKLVVDADDGTVLGYQGLHFHADVMAKTMQVAVEMELDVREIPDRAYHPTTPEILDGLIRDASDELT